One part of the Lycium ferocissimum isolate CSIRO_LF1 chromosome 8, AGI_CSIRO_Lferr_CH_V1, whole genome shotgun sequence genome encodes these proteins:
- the LOC132068318 gene encoding AT-hook motif nuclear-localized protein 15: protein MANRWWAGNIAMNPMVSSRSNTEEENNPRREQEFMDTTTMEPITTTTTTTTNSSGSNNTNQNPNELGHEGDENIHSPGGLSSGPSSSGGRRPRGRPPGSKNKPKPPIIVTKETPNSLKSHVLEIKTGSDIIESIATFANSRGRGVSVLSGSGIVTNVKLRQPAMAGGVITLHGRFEILSLSGAFLPSSNSPVGAMATGLTVYLAGSQGQVVGGNVVGELIASGPVMVIAATFTNATFDRLPLEDEEEENNVSEGMQMQLPTTAGVGNGGTGSLQGDDPSPPPSMAMYNLPTNVLPNGQMPHEVFWATPPSRPPPSY from the coding sequence atggCTAACCGATGGTGGGCTGGAAATATAGCTATGAATCCAATGGTTTCATCAAGAAGCAAcacagaagaagaaaataatccCAGAAGAGAGCAAGAATTCATGGATACAACGACTATGGAACCCATCACAACTACCACCACAACCACCACAAATAGTAGTGGAAGCAACAACACAAATCAAAACCCTAATGAATTAGGGCATGAAGGAGATGAGAATATCCATAGTCCTGGAGGTCTGTCCTCTGGACCATCGTCCAGTGGAGGACGTAGACCCAGAGGAAGACCTCCAGGCTCAAAGAACAAACCCAAACCACCAATAATAGTAACTAAGGAAACCCCAAATTCCCTTAAGAGCCATGTATTGGAAATTAAAACAGGTAGTGACATAATTGAAAGCATAGCCACGTTCGCTAATAGTCGCGGACGTGGCGTGTCCGTTTTGAGCGGAAGTGGTATAGTGACAAATGTGAAATTACGCCAACCGGCTATGGCCGGGGGCGTAATTACACTACATGGCAGATTCGAGATATTATCTCTCTCGGGAGCGTTTTTGCCTTCGTCGAATTCGCCAGTTGGAGCTATGGCTACTGGACTAACGGTGTACTTAGCTGGAAGTCAAGGACAAGTTGTTGGTGGAAATGTTGTGGGTGAATTAATTGCATCAGGGCCAGTTATGGTAATTGCAGCAACTTTTACAAATGCTACATTTGACAGGTTACCATTAGAGGATGAAGAGGAGGAGAATAATGTAAGTGAAGGGATGCAAATGCAATTACCTACAACTGCAGGGGTTGGTAATGGAGGTACTGGCAGTTTGCAGGGTGATGATCCATCTCCTCCTCCTTCTATGGCTATGTACAATTTGCCCACTAATGTTTTGCCTAATGGTCAAATGCCCCATGAAGTTTTCTGGGCTACTCCTCCTTCAAGGCCTCCTCCATCCTATTAA